One Flavobacterium cerinum genomic window, GCTTTTTCGCTTAATTTTCGTCCGGTTATCATTTCTGCAATGGTAAAAAGAGCGTGACCGCCGTCTAATCCAGGGATCGGAAGTAAATTCATAAAGGCTAAACCGATTGAAAAAAGAGCGGTAAAGTTCCAGATAAATTCCCAGTTCCACTCATCGGGTAAAGCTCTGGCGATTCCAACCGGGCTTTTTACATGTTTGTAAGCTTCTGTTTTCGGACGTAAAATCAACTTAAATTGTTTTACGTTGTAAATTAATAATTCATACGATTCTTTAACCGCTTCCGGGATGGCCTGGAATAAGTTTAGTTTGTTAACAACCTGAAAGTCCAGTTTGTCTTTAAAAGCAGGGATAAAGCCGATTTTACCGTCTTTGTCTACCAAAGTTTTTAAATTGATCTTTTCGTTGTTACGAATCACGGTGATGTTTACCGAATCGTTCTTATGAGTAGTAAGATTATCGCGTAATTCATCAAAGAATTTAAATTCTTTATTGTCAATAGCAATAAGGTGATCGCCTTTTAGGAATCCCGCTTTAGAGGCTTCTGATTTTGGTGCAACTGAGTCAACAACAATACTCGAAAGTCGGGGTTGAATAAAATCACGTCCTTCTTTGCCGATAATCTCTGCTTTTTGCGGATCGGTAAGAATGATCGTTTTCTTTTCACCATTACGCTCAATGTCAATTTTATCGCCTAAAAGGATATCCAATGTCATACGGTTAAAACGATCCTGGTATTTACCGTCTACCGCTAAAATTTTATCACCGTTTTTAAAGCCGACGTTTAATCCGGTTTGACCAAAGGCAAGACCGTTTTTCTGAATAGCTTCCGTAGCAATATATTTTTGTCCGTAGGTTACGTAAACCATTGTGTAGATAAACCACGCCAAAAGAATGTTTACGATGATACCGCCTAACATGATAATTAAACGCTGCCATGCCGGTTTGGAACGGAATTCCCACGGTTGCGGTTCCTGTTTCATCTGGTCCATGTCCATACTTTCATCAACCATACCGGACAATTTTACATAACCGCCAATCGGTAACCATCCGATTCCCCATTCTGTTTCTCCGATTTTCTTTTTTATTAATGAAAACCCGGCATCCATAAAAAGGTAGAATTTTTCTACACGCACTTTAAATAGCTTAGCGGCGATATAATGCCCGAATTCATGAAGGATAACCAGTACAGATAGTATGAAAAGGATTTGACCTAATTGTATCATTTTTAAAATACTTTTTTGTTATAAACGACAAAAGTAAGGTTTTCACCTTACTTTTTATCATGGAATTATGTATTGCCTATTTTTTTATAAAATTTTTATGAAAGACACCATTCGCAGTGCTGATTTTTACAATGTGAATACCGTTTGCCAGATTGCTTACCGAAAAATCGGAATGGGTTTGTGTGCTGACAAGCTGACCTAAAGTGTTGTAAATCTCTACTTTTTCCAGTTCAATATTGGTTGGAAGTTGGATGGTGATACGATCTTCAGCGGGGTTGGGATACAATGCGATGGTCTCGGCTATTTCGAATGAAGACGTTCCAAGTGTAGTGGTGTTGTTTTTCGAAATAATGTCTTTCTCAGGATCAAATTCAAAATCGGTAACCGTAAACGGAACGGAAACAATAAATTCCTGCCCGTTTGTTGTATTGTCTACTATAACATCATGAGTTTGATTGCCGTTTTTTAAGCGGATAGGAAGCGGCATTTCAAAATAACTTACAGAAGAATGTGACTGGGTTTGCGAGACTTTGATTTTAGCTTGTCCGGCGCCCCAGTTTTGTACAACGATATCGTAAGACGGATAGCCTTGATTGTATATCCAATCATTAAAAAACTCAGTAAGATTCATTCCCGAAACTGTTTCAAGATGCGTTTTTAACTGAGGTGTTACCGCATAACCATAGGCAAGTGCGGGATCGTTCAGGTAATTGCGAAGCGCTTGAAAAAAGTTGGTGTCGCCTAATTTGAAACGTAGCATATTGGTCACCATTGAGCCTTTGTTGTACGTTATTCGGTTGCTGAAAATACGACTCACGTTAGTAAGTTGATTATCAGTTAAGTATAGATTTCCGTCCGGTAATGCTGTGATATTATTGGTTTTACCTTCTTTCCAGTTGATAAAAGCAGTGTTGCCGTCCAGTTGTTTTACAACCATACCCGACATAAATTCGGTGATTCCTTCATTAAGCCATATGTCTTTCCATGTTCCGCAGGTTACTTTATCGCCGAACCATTGGTGTGCCATTTCGTGAGCGATTAAACTTCTGCCGAATCCACCCATAAAAGATACGGTTGTATGTTCCATTCCGCCGCCAAATCCGCATTGGGCATGGCCGTATTTTTCGTTTCTAAACGGGTAAGGACCTATTAATGTTTCGTAAAAGTTAATAATCGTAGGAGTTGGCGCCAGGCTATTCTGTGAAGCTAAAGCATTTTCCGGATAAAGATAGTTGACTATCGGAAACGTGTTGGGAGCGATGCCGCCAACTTGATTGTAAATCTGGTAGTTTGTAACTGCGATAGCAATCAGATAAGCCGGAATCGGGTAACTGTGGTGAAAATGAGTTGTTTTGGTTCCGTTGCCGTTTACAGTGCTGGAAACTTCTAGTCCGTTGGCAACACTAACATATTGTGACGGAGCCGTGATATAAACATCAATACTGTTTACTTTGTCGTTCAGATCCTGTTTACATGGCCACCAGTCTTTTGCGCCGTAAGGTTCGGAAAGTGTCCATAAAACTGGCGTTACACCATGCGTGCTGGTTGTGAAAGCTGCATTTCCGCTGGCAGGAGCTCCGGAATAGGTAATGGTAACGGAACTGGATGAACCGGTGGTAAGTGTCGAAGGTAGTGTAATTACTAACTCGTCATTAGCATTTTGAGTAAAGACCAAACTGGTGTTGCCTTGTTTAACGCTGCTCACAGTTAAAGCATCGGTAAGGTCAAAAGTAACCGTATTCATGTTTTGTTTGGCAGTAAAATCGGTTCTTACGACTCCCGAAATAAAATAATTGGCCGGATTAACGGTGAATTCGAGCTTGTGGTAGGTAATGTCGTAATTCTGCGTATTGGCATTGGCTACAAATTGCATTACACCGGAAGCAGCCTTCATTTCGGCTTCAACCATTCTGGAAAACTCATCTTCTTCTGTTTGGGCGAAAGAAAAAGTGGTTGCCAGTAATGCAAAAATTAAGAAATAGTTTTTCATAAATTTTAGTAAAGTTTGCCAAATTTAAGGAATAATACAAAATATGGGCTTAAAATATTGGAATAATGTGGTTTTGGTTGAAAGTCCCCGGATTGTGGGCGGGCTTTGTAAAATTGCAGGTCTTATTATATAAAACAATTCCTTAAATTTGCTGACCATAAAATCATTATACTATGTTACAGATAGCATTTATTAGAGAAAACCAGGAAAAAGTAATCCAGGCTTT contains:
- the rseP gene encoding RIP metalloprotease RseP produces the protein MIQLGQILFILSVLVILHEFGHYIAAKLFKVRVEKFYLFMDAGFSLIKKKIGETEWGIGWLPIGGYVKLSGMVDESMDMDQMKQEPQPWEFRSKPAWQRLIIMLGGIIVNILLAWFIYTMVYVTYGQKYIATEAIQKNGLAFGQTGLNVGFKNGDKILAVDGKYQDRFNRMTLDILLGDKIDIERNGEKKTIILTDPQKAEIIGKEGRDFIQPRLSSIVVDSVAPKSEASKAGFLKGDHLIAIDNKEFKFFDELRDNLTTHKNDSVNITVIRNNEKINLKTLVDKDGKIGFIPAFKDKLDFQVVNKLNLFQAIPEAVKESYELLIYNVKQFKLILRPKTEAYKHVKSPVGIARALPDEWNWEFIWNFTALFSIGLAFMNLLPIPGLDGGHALFTIAEMITGRKLSEKAMGHVQTFGMIILLTLMALTFGKDIYQLIADKFF
- a CDS encoding M1 family aminopeptidase, with amino-acid sequence MKNYFLIFALLATTFSFAQTEEDEFSRMVEAEMKAASGVMQFVANANTQNYDITYHKLEFTVNPANYFISGVVRTDFTAKQNMNTVTFDLTDALTVSSVKQGNTSLVFTQNANDELVITLPSTLTTGSSSSVTITYSGAPASGNAAFTTSTHGVTPVLWTLSEPYGAKDWWPCKQDLNDKVNSIDVYITAPSQYVSVANGLEVSSTVNGNGTKTTHFHHSYPIPAYLIAIAVTNYQIYNQVGGIAPNTFPIVNYLYPENALASQNSLAPTPTIINFYETLIGPYPFRNEKYGHAQCGFGGGMEHTTVSFMGGFGRSLIAHEMAHQWFGDKVTCGTWKDIWLNEGITEFMSGMVVKQLDGNTAFINWKEGKTNNITALPDGNLYLTDNQLTNVSRIFSNRITYNKGSMVTNMLRFKLGDTNFFQALRNYLNDPALAYGYAVTPQLKTHLETVSGMNLTEFFNDWIYNQGYPSYDIVVQNWGAGQAKIKVSQTQSHSSVSYFEMPLPIRLKNGNQTHDVIVDNTTNGQEFIVSVPFTVTDFEFDPEKDIISKNNTTTLGTSSFEIAETIALYPNPAEDRITIQLPTNIELEKVEIYNTLGQLVSTQTHSDFSVSNLANGIHIVKISTANGVFHKNFIKK